Proteins encoded within one genomic window of uncultured Fibrobacter sp.:
- a CDS encoding endo-1,4-beta-xylanase produces MTSRILKIVTLALLYAFTGVFAGPGLADGAAKFLGNIPVDGEVPSDFAKYWNQITSNDECVWIQIEKNRGEFDFSKCDAIYNWAKQNGVLFKFRTLVWGSQYPGWIRNLNVEETREAITAWFDAVAEHYPDLEMIDVVAEAGRLSKNKYHSAFGVDNHLIEALGGDNDGDYKFVTTAFKMARERWPKAILIYNDYNTFQWQRDVGINLINTIKKNGAPVDGYGMQGHDLMAKGSGPTNCLNINIIKKYLQEIIDSTQIPLFITEYDIGTTNDDIQKKCYSEQIPLFMEEKYIAGVTLWGYIYGKTWIYCSEKDLGCSGIIKDGVDRPAMTWLKEYFAEHIADSKNIWFPTSDFPGDGPTAIGGKLHLQAKTLQAYDVFDLNGVRLGRLRAYTIDEAVSILKNTSDIKVQGVYMLRSVRNGTVKQVRIAR; encoded by the coding sequence ATGACTTCTCGAATTTTAAAAATTGTCACTCTTGCGCTTTTATACGCATTTACGGGTGTATTTGCCGGCCCCGGCCTTGCCGACGGTGCGGCCAAGTTCCTCGGCAACATTCCGGTTGATGGCGAAGTTCCGTCTGATTTCGCGAAATACTGGAACCAGATTACCTCCAATGATGAATGCGTATGGATCCAAATCGAAAAGAATCGTGGCGAATTCGACTTTTCCAAGTGCGACGCAATTTACAACTGGGCAAAACAGAACGGAGTCCTATTCAAGTTCCGCACGCTCGTGTGGGGTTCGCAATACCCAGGTTGGATTCGCAACCTAAATGTCGAGGAAACCAGGGAAGCCATTACCGCCTGGTTCGATGCCGTCGCGGAACATTACCCCGACCTGGAAATGATTGACGTGGTAGCCGAAGCCGGCCGTTTATCGAAAAACAAGTATCATTCCGCATTTGGCGTAGACAACCACCTTATCGAAGCGCTGGGAGGTGACAACGATGGCGACTACAAGTTCGTGACTACGGCCTTCAAGATGGCTCGCGAGCGCTGGCCGAAAGCAATACTCATTTACAACGACTACAATACGTTCCAATGGCAGAGAGATGTCGGAATAAACCTTATCAATACCATCAAAAAGAACGGTGCACCAGTCGACGGCTACGGAATGCAAGGACATGATTTAATGGCAAAGGGCTCCGGCCCGACAAACTGCCTCAACATCAACATCATCAAAAAATACCTACAAGAAATTATAGACAGTACACAGATTCCATTGTTCATTACCGAATACGATATCGGAACCACAAACGACGACATTCAGAAAAAATGCTACTCCGAACAAATCCCGCTCTTCATGGAAGAGAAATACATTGCAGGCGTTACCCTTTGGGGGTATATCTACGGCAAGACATGGATATATTGTAGCGAAAAGGATCTAGGATGTTCCGGCATCATCAAGGACGGCGTGGACCGCCCGGCAATGACCTGGCTCAAGGAATACTTCGCGGAACACATTGCCGACAGCAAGAACATTTGGTTTCCTACATCCGATTTTCCGGGAGATGGTCCGACAGCAATTGGCGGCAAGCTTCACCTGCAGGCGAAAACCCTTCAGGCATACGACGTATTTGACCTGAACGGCGTCCGACTCGGCCGCCTGCGCGCCTACACTATCGACGAGGCCGTTTCGATACTCAAGAATACTAGCGACATCAAGGTCCAGGGCGTCTACATGCTCCGCTCCGTCCGGAACGGCACCGTAAAGCAAGTGCGGATTGCACGGTAG